A DNA window from Longimicrobium sp. contains the following coding sequences:
- the thpR gene encoding RNA 2',3'-cyclic phosphodiesterase → MAGDGSARLFVAVPMTDEARRAVQAHLRTAAPEGLPGRAVAADNWHLTLRFLGASTPAQRRGMADALAAAELGSAFAIRFGGLGAFPRPRSARVVWMGITEGVVRLQELAHIAEQAARTHGYAAEEKPYRPHLTLSRIQPNRDVSRLVESVPALELEMPVREIVIYQSHLGGGPARYEAVERFPLVN, encoded by the coding sequence ATGGCGGGTGATGGAAGCGCGCGGCTGTTCGTCGCCGTGCCGATGACGGACGAGGCGCGCCGCGCGGTGCAGGCCCACCTGCGGACGGCGGCGCCCGAGGGGTTGCCGGGGCGGGCGGTGGCAGCGGACAACTGGCACCTGACGCTGCGCTTCCTGGGTGCCAGCACGCCGGCGCAACGGCGAGGAATGGCGGATGCGCTCGCCGCGGCGGAACTGGGCTCGGCGTTCGCCATCCGCTTCGGCGGATTGGGCGCGTTCCCGCGGCCCCGGAGCGCGCGAGTGGTGTGGATGGGCATCACGGAGGGCGTGGTGCGGCTGCAGGAGCTGGCGCACATCGCGGAGCAGGCGGCGCGCACCCACGGGTACGCGGCGGAGGAGAAGCCGTATCGCCCGCACCTGACACTCAGCCGCATCCAGCCCAACCGCGACGTGAGCCGCTTGGTGGAGTCCGTTCCCGCGCTGGAGCTGGAGATGCCGGTGCGCGAGATCGTCATCTACCAGAGTCACCTGGGTGGCGGCCCCGCGCGCTACGAAGCAGTGGAACGCTTCCCGCTCGTGAACTGA